A single Prevotella sp. E15-22 DNA region contains:
- a CDS encoding histidine-type phosphatase, with amino-acid sequence MKKILTLLLLGVTFSASAQTARDDIKANPFLAGSNYVDYDRQLPDFAYTKAPKGYVPFYFTHYGRHGSRWLIGKDDYNRVIRPLQKGRNQGKLTAEGERILRLLEEFNKTTDKRLGDLTTVGERQHHGIGRRIAQHFPEIFLTKNVAIDARSTVVNRCILSMVAECEELMAANPTARIHNDVSEALQYYLNKDWEGKVKESSRHEDRRRISEFNNRNTHPERLMKVLFNDQQWAADSIHRHTLMRQLFEMVINMQSHDNAPIDLINIFTPEERYDQWRINNVGWYVRYANSPMTDNNMPFSQYNLLTNIIQTADTCVALGKPQATMRFGHEVCVMPLACLMELGDCNASIENIDELDLHWQNYKIFPMGCNIQLIFYKPKKGTGDILVKALLNEREMTLPVQSTATPYYYKWTDVRQYWTNKLNQFNAK; translated from the coding sequence ATGAAGAAAATACTAACTCTGCTCCTCTTGGGAGTCACTTTTTCTGCTTCGGCACAGACAGCACGCGATGACATTAAAGCCAACCCATTCTTGGCAGGTTCCAACTATGTGGACTACGATCGCCAGTTGCCCGACTTTGCCTACACCAAGGCCCCTAAGGGCTATGTACCCTTCTATTTCACCCACTATGGCCGACATGGCTCACGCTGGCTCATTGGCAAGGACGACTACAACCGTGTGATTCGCCCCTTGCAGAAGGGCCGCAACCAAGGCAAACTGACTGCTGAGGGCGAGCGCATCCTGCGACTGCTGGAGGAGTTTAACAAGACCACTGACAAGCGCCTAGGCGACCTCACCACCGTTGGCGAGCGCCAGCACCACGGCATTGGCCGACGCATTGCCCAGCACTTCCCTGAGATATTCCTCACCAAGAACGTGGCCATCGATGCACGCAGCACGGTGGTCAACCGTTGTATCCTGTCCATGGTGGCCGAATGCGAGGAGCTGATGGCTGCCAACCCCACGGCTCGTATCCACAACGATGTGAGCGAGGCACTGCAGTACTATCTGAACAAAGACTGGGAGGGCAAGGTCAAGGAGAGCAGTCGCCATGAGGACCGTCGTCGTATCAGCGAGTTCAATAATCGCAACACCCACCCTGAACGCCTGATGAAGGTGCTGTTCAACGACCAGCAGTGGGCGGCCGACAGCATTCATCGTCACACCCTGATGCGCCAGCTCTTCGAGATGGTCATCAACATGCAGAGTCACGACAACGCGCCCATCGACCTCATCAACATCTTTACGCCTGAGGAGCGCTACGACCAGTGGCGCATCAACAACGTGGGATGGTATGTGCGTTATGCCAACTCGCCCATGACCGACAACAACATGCCTTTCAGTCAGTATAACCTCCTGACGAACATCATCCAGACGGCCGACACCTGCGTAGCCCTGGGCAAGCCTCAGGCCACCATGCGCTTTGGCCACGAGGTGTGCGTGATGCCCCTGGCCTGCCTCATGGAGTTGGGCGACTGTAACGCCAGCATTGAAAACATCGACGAGCTCGACCTTCACTGGCAGAACTACAAGATCTTCCCCATGGGCTGCAACATCCAACTCATCTTCTACAAGCCCAAGAAGGGCACGGGCGACATCCTGGTGAAGGCGCTGCTCAACGAGCGCGAGATGACATTGCCCGTTCAGTCCACAGCCACTCCTTATTATTATAAGTGGACCGATGTACGCCAGTATTGGACCAACAAGCTCAATCAGTTTAACGCAAAATAA
- a CDS encoding Nif3-like dinuclear metal center hexameric protein, translated as MKIKQVLSALERFAPLPLQESWDNAGLQIGLTEAEVSGALLCLDVTEQVIDEAVAKGCNLVVSHHPLLFRGLKQVSDANDVQRTVRKAIKHDVCVISMHTNLDNAKGGVNFKMADKLGAMVLNGACENDSLEKVPMVVAELPEALDARQFVAHVKRCFSVECAHCNELLQRPIKKVAICGGAADFMLDEAIASGADAFITGEMHYHSYFGHEQEIQICVIGHYESEQFTSEIFREIIEKACPGVACQITETNTNPIKYY; from the coding sequence GTGAAAATAAAACAAGTGCTGAGCGCCCTTGAACGATTCGCGCCCCTGCCGCTGCAGGAAAGTTGGGACAATGCTGGCCTGCAGATTGGATTAACAGAGGCGGAGGTTTCAGGGGCATTATTGTGTCTGGACGTTACTGAACAGGTAATCGACGAGGCTGTGGCAAAAGGCTGCAACCTGGTGGTGAGTCATCACCCCCTCCTGTTTCGCGGACTGAAGCAGGTGAGCGATGCCAATGATGTGCAACGCACTGTGCGTAAGGCCATTAAGCACGACGTCTGTGTCATCTCGATGCACACCAACCTGGATAATGCCAAGGGTGGGGTGAACTTTAAGATGGCCGATAAACTGGGCGCCATGGTGCTCAACGGCGCTTGTGAAAATGACTCGCTGGAGAAAGTGCCCATGGTTGTGGCAGAACTGCCTGAGGCCCTCGACGCACGTCAGTTTGTGGCGCATGTGAAGCGTTGCTTCTCTGTGGAGTGCGCTCATTGCAACGAACTGCTTCAGCGTCCCATCAAAAAGGTGGCTATATGTGGCGGCGCAGCTGATTTTATGCTCGACGAGGCCATTGCAAGTGGTGCCGATGCCTTTATCACAGGCGAGATGCACTATCACTCCTATTTCGGTCACGAGCAGGAGATTCAAATCTGCGTGATTGGTCACTACGAGAGTGAGCAGTTTACCTCTGAGATTTTCCGCGAGATCATCGAAAAGGCATGCCCTGGTGTGGCGTGCCAGATTACTGAGACAAATACGAATCCAATTAAATATTATTAA
- a CDS encoding aldo/keto reductase, protein MNKKEQMDMNRRLFLKRLGLGAGSAMALMAMEPLNVLAKEKSEKPVENRMTYRVQHGSGEQISLLGFGMMRLPNNQDEVNQLVDYAIEHGVNYFDTAPMYMGGQSEVLTGNALARHPREKFFVATKMSNQNRRTWTFDESKRMYETSMERLKVDHIDYYLLHAIGGGMDTLKGRFLDNGILDFLLKEREAGRIKHLGFSYHGDVRDFDWLLDRQEEYHWDFVQIQMNFLDWRHASMRGGRRSDADAEYLYDKCKKTGVQCVVMEPLRGGSFGRMAPELTDQLKAVHPDDSTARWAFRWVGSHTNILTTLSGMNRMDHLEDNVKTFSPLDPCTEQENALLAKIADQMSGIPTIPCTACEYCMPCPFGVDIPGNFAAYNEAVNSHLLPLPEASAADYATRQQAFIDGYKKALPDEKKWASKCQDCEVCLAKCPQQIRIPNQMSRIVETLRKR, encoded by the coding sequence ATGAACAAGAAAGAACAAATGGACATGAACCGTCGATTGTTCCTCAAGCGACTGGGCCTAGGCGCTGGCTCGGCCATGGCACTGATGGCCATGGAGCCCCTGAACGTGCTGGCTAAGGAAAAAAGCGAGAAACCTGTTGAGAATCGCATGACCTATCGCGTGCAGCATGGCTCTGGCGAACAGATCTCGCTGCTGGGCTTTGGCATGATGCGTCTGCCCAACAATCAGGACGAGGTGAACCAGTTGGTCGACTATGCCATTGAGCATGGTGTGAACTACTTCGACACGGCCCCTATGTACATGGGCGGACAGTCGGAAGTGCTCACTGGCAACGCCCTAGCGCGCCATCCTCGCGAAAAATTCTTCGTGGCCACAAAGATGTCGAACCAGAACCGTCGCACATGGACGTTCGACGAGTCGAAACGCATGTACGAGACCTCGATGGAGCGCCTCAAGGTGGACCATATCGACTACTACCTGCTGCACGCCATTGGCGGCGGCATGGACACACTGAAAGGGCGCTTCCTGGACAACGGTATCCTGGACTTTCTCCTGAAGGAGCGCGAAGCAGGACGCATCAAGCACCTGGGCTTCTCGTATCATGGCGATGTGCGCGACTTTGACTGGCTGTTGGACCGTCAGGAGGAGTATCACTGGGACTTCGTTCAGATTCAGATGAACTTCCTCGACTGGCGCCATGCCTCTATGCGTGGCGGACGACGCAGCGATGCCGACGCAGAATACCTGTATGATAAATGTAAGAAGACGGGCGTTCAGTGCGTGGTGATGGAACCTCTGCGTGGCGGCTCGTTTGGTCGCATGGCACCTGAACTCACAGACCAACTCAAGGCCGTTCATCCTGACGACAGCACGGCTCGCTGGGCCTTCCGCTGGGTAGGCAGTCACACGAACATTCTCACCACGCTGAGTGGCATGAACCGCATGGACCACCTGGAGGACAACGTGAAGACATTCTCGCCCCTGGACCCCTGCACAGAGCAGGAGAACGCCCTATTGGCCAAGATTGCCGACCAGATGTCGGGCATCCCCACCATCCCTTGCACGGCCTGCGAATATTGCATGCCTTGTCCGTTTGGTGTGGATATCCCAGGCAACTTCGCGGCCTATAACGAGGCCGTGAACAGTCATCTGCTGCCCCTACCTGAGGCCTCGGCAGCCGACTATGCTACACGTCAGCAGGCCTTCATCGATGGCTATAAGAAGGCACTGCCCGACGAGAAGAAATGGGCATCAAAATGTCAGGACTGCGAGGTCTGCCTGGCCAAGTGTCCTCAGCAGATTCGCATTCCCAATCAGATGTCACGCATCGTTGAGACGCTTAGAAAAAGATAA